A portion of the Krasilnikovia cinnamomea genome contains these proteins:
- a CDS encoding DUF3224 domain-containing protein — translation MSAARGFRVCVTLGVLAIVLGPATSTQAAAHCTPVTGSYVERPVTGPSCPSPVGLCIQATYRGGVSGTLVGRATSIVPTADTPTTTVQLFTSDSTLTGRVGGRTGTLIIKNAGAFTSGGDGSIVDLQTITGGTGYLAGATGALRAQGTFTFPDGGRSRYTGKVCFH, via the coding sequence GGCCATCGTGCTCGGCCCCGCCACCTCCACTCAGGCGGCGGCCCACTGCACGCCCGTCACCGGCAGCTACGTCGAGCGGCCGGTCACCGGGCCCAGCTGCCCGTCCCCGGTCGGGCTGTGCATCCAGGCGACCTACCGCGGCGGCGTCAGCGGCACGCTCGTGGGCCGCGCCACCTCCATCGTGCCGACCGCGGACACGCCCACGACCACAGTGCAGCTGTTCACCTCCGACTCCACCCTGACCGGCAGGGTCGGTGGACGAACCGGCACCCTGATCATCAAGAACGCGGGCGCTTTCACCTCCGGCGGTGACGGCTCGATCGTGGACCTGCAGACGATCACCGGCGGAACCGGATACCTCGCCGGCGCCACCGGCGCGCTCCGGGCGCAGGGCACCTTCACCTTCCCCGACGGTGGGCGTTCCCGTTACACCGGCAAGGTGTGCTTCCACTAG